The Candidatus Bathyarchaeia archaeon genomic sequence GGGATCAGGGCTGCTGGACGCGGGCGATACTCCTGCTTTCAAAGGATGCTACGAAGCCACCAGTCTGGTTGTTGGCGCTTCCCTAGAAGCATGCGACAAGATAATGAGCGGAAAATTCGCCCACGCCTTCAACCCATCCGGAGGACTGCATCACGCGCACCCTGATCGCGCATCTGGCTTCTGCATCTTCAATGATCCAGCCGTGAGTGTTAACTATCTGAAGAAAAAACACAATCTGAAGAAGCTTGTCTACCTGGACATCGATGCTCATCATGGAGATGGCGTCATGTACGGTTTCTACAACGACCCATCAGTATTAGACATCGATTTTCACGAGAGCGGAAAATATCTCTTTCCAGGAACTGGATTCCCTGATGAGATTGGAGGGATTGAAGCCAAGGGGCTCAAGCTGAACCTCCCACTCCCTCCAGGAACTGGGGACGAAGCCTATCTGGCGGCGTTTCACAAGCTTGTCCCTAAAATCGTAAGAAAATTCCGACCCGAGATTATCCTGGTCCAGTGCGGTGCCGACGGTCATTCTGACGATCGTCTCGCTCATCTTCGACT encodes the following:
- a CDS encoding acetoin utilization protein AcuC — translated: MGGRTTLLYSERFLDYNLGPSHPLRPVRVKLTHDLIQSKGLLDEEIKVTLPRVASKEEILLFHEKEYVQLVQNYSERGSGLLDAGDTPAFKGCYEATSLVVGASLEACDKIMSGKFAHAFNPSGGLHHAHPDRASGFCIFNDPAVSVNYLKKKHNLKKLVYLDIDAHHGDGVMYGFYNDPSVLDIDFHESGKYLFPGTGFPDEIGGIEAKGLKLNLPLPPGTGDEAYLAAFHKLVPKIVRKFRPEIILVQCGADGHSDDRLAHLRLTTNTYSQVISEMHSLAHEICQGRFLLFGGGGYTLANVPRVWTVAFASLAGIRLDNKIPEQWSREFNTLTREDAPSILNDNPTIDDSKTIGEVDNVLKELESYLLANE